The Candidatus Methylomirabilota bacterium sequence TCGGACGGCGGCCACCATGTCTCGGCGCCAGTGTCCGGTGTTTTTTTCGCCATGGTCCCTCCCTTTCGCCTGACCTTCTCGCGATCATACCGACCGGGAGGTCGTGACACGTGGCTGACCGGGAGGTAGTGACACTTGGCCCGTAGGTCTCACTCAGCCCTCGCCTCGTGGCTGCGCCCCTCAGCTCGAACGGCCACGTACGTTGAGCGCACGACCGAGGGCGCCAACGAAGCAGATGGGCCTCTTTCAGCCGCCTGGCAGGCCGGTGATCTTGATGCCGCTGCCTTTGAGCTTGTAGCGGCGATTGATGGTGGCGAGCACCGCGGTGATGCCCTCGAGGGGACCCGCATTGGTCAGGGCGCCCGTGTCCACGGCGCGCAGTCCCATGGCCCGTCCCAGCTCGACCACGAGCTTCTTGGCATCGGCGTCGCCGCCGCAGTGCAGGAGATCGCAGTCGATGGGGTGGTCCGCCGAGGCGAGCTCGTGGGCCGCGATGTGGTGGAAGGCCGCCACCACCCGGGCCTCCGCCCCCAGCAGCTCCTGGACTTCCTCGGCCGAAGAGCCCTGGGGCGGTGGCGTGAAGAGACGTCCGCCCCCGAAGGTCAGCGGCACCACCGTGCTGATCACCACCTTGCCTCGGCAGGCGTCCTTGAGATCGCCGAGGGTGGCCGCGAGCCCATGGGCGGGCAGCGTGAGCACGACGACCTCCGCCCGGGCCGCCGCATCGCGATTCGACGCCCCGCTCAGCTTGACCTTGACCTGGGCGCCGAGCTCCTCGGCCTTGGCCCGCGCGCGCTCGGCGTCGCGCGATCCGATGATGATCTCGTGGCCGGCTTCCGCCCAGCGGAGGGCAAGCCCCGCGCCTTCCTTGCCGGTGCCGCCGAGGATGCCTATGCGCACGGCGTTCGCCTGGTCGCCTAGCGGAAGAGGTCGCGGGCCGGATCGCGAATGAGCGCGCGGCTCCCGCTTTCGCCGCGCGGCCAGTCGAGGCCGCGGATGATGACGACGGGGATGCGGTCGAGCTTGCCCATGACGGGCTCCGCGGCGGAGGCCAGCTCGTCGGCCACGGCCAGGATGGTCGCCTGCAGCACATAGCCGGCCGGATCCTTCTCGCCGAGATAGCTCTTGATGGGCTCGAGCCCCGCCACGCCGATGGCGACATTGGTCAGCCCCTCTCGCCAGGGCCGCCCGAAGGTGTCGGCGATGATGATGCCGAGATCGTGCCCGGTGAGCCCGCGGAGTCCCTCCCGCAGCTGCCGGGCCGAGCGGTCGGAGTCTTCGGGCAAGAGACACGCCGTCTCCGCATCGACGTTGGACTGGTCGACGCCGGCATTGGCGCAGATCCAGCCATGGTGGGTCTCGACGATCAAGACGCCCGGGGCCTTCCGGACCACGCGGCGGCTCTCGCGAAGGATGACCTCGACCAGGCGCGGCTCGCGCCCGATCTCCTCGGCGATCTCGGCCGCCTCGCGCGAAGGCACCACGCTGCCCAGACTCACGATCCGTCCCTCGGTCTTGGAAACGATCTTCTGGCTGACCACGAGAAGATCCCCTGCCTCGAGCGGCGTCTCCTGGGCGCGGGCGGCCTGTGCGACGAGTCCGGCGAGGTCATCGCCTCGATGTATCTCGGGCAGCCCCTCGATCCCGACGACCTCGTAGCGCCGCGGCACGATCAGGGCGTCTCGAAGCGCGAGGCCAGGCGGATCGGCACGGCCAGTCGCCTGAGCAGGGTCGCGCTTCGAGTGGACGGGCCACGCTGGATGAGCAGGGTCAGGTCCTCGGGCTCGTCGATGTCGAGACCTAGGCCGGGCAAGCGGAGCACCACGGGCTTGAGCCCGGCGGCTCGGGCGGCGGCCACGTGGTTCTGGAACGAGGGCTCGCCGAACTTGAGCGACATGGAATCGGGCGGGGTCAGGAGAGCGGCATTGGTGCCGTAGCCCGAGAGCGAGGGCACGAAGGCCACGGCGGGGCCTTCGGACAATGAGGTGTCCACGACGAGCAGCTCGTCTGGTGTGGCACAGGGCACATCTCCGGGAATCGTGAGAAAGCGCTTCGCGCCTCGCGAGGCGGCCTCGCGCTGCGCGTGGGCTACCGCCTCGGTGTGCCCGCGGTTCATCTCCTCGCGCAAGAGCTCGGCTCCGTGCTTGAGGGCCAGGGATTCCACCTCGCGATCCCGCGTGATCACCAGGACGGGGCCGAGGCGAGCCCGCGCCAAGTTTTCGAGGACGTCCTCGAGCATGGCGCTGGCGAGGTCGTGGCGCTCTGATGCTGAGAGCAGCGGGATGAGGCGCTGCTTGGCATTGGCCAGGTCCTTGACGGGCACGGCGACGAGGGTGCTCATCCGAGCGCCTCCAGGATCCGGCGGGCCAGCCGCATCTCCTCGATGCGACCGGTCATGAGCGTGCGGGCGACGACCGGACGCGCGCCGGTTGCCTCGACGGAGGGGCCGAGCGCTGCATCCTCGTCGTCCATGATGAGGAGATCGAGCCACGGGGCATAGGCCTGCGCGATGCCCACGGCGGACACGGGGAGGCCGCGCGCCGCCATGAGGCGCCCGGCCGGGCCGGACACGGGGCGACCGCCCACGATGGGACTCACGGCTACCACCGGCGCGCCCGTGCTCTCGAGGGCCGCGACGATGCCGGGGACGGCCAGGATGGGACCGATGGAGGTGATGGGGTTCGAGGGGCAGACGAGCACGGCATCCGCCCCGCCGATGGCCTCGATGACTCCGGGGGCAGGCCGGGCCTCCGCCGCCCCCGCATACTCGACGGCACGCACCTCCACCTGGGTTTTCTCCCGGACGAAGTATTCCTGGAAGCCGAGCCAGCCGTCCGGTCCGAGAACGCGCGTGCGCACCGGCTGGTCCGACATGGGCAGCACCGCGTGCCGTACCCGGAGATCCGCGGCCAGCTTCGCCATCACTTCCGAGAGCGTTCGTCCCTCCGCGAGGAGCCGGGAGCGGTGCAGGTGAGTGGCCAGATCTCGATCGCCCAGATTGAACCAGGTCGGCTCCCCGAAGCGCACCATCTCGCCGAGCGTCCGGAAGCTCTCGTCGCGCAGGCCCCAGCCCCGGTCTTCGTCGATGAGACCGGCGAGGGTATAGCAGATGGTGTCGAGGTCCGGCGAGACGTGGAGGCCCCAGATCGCGGCGTCATCGCCAGTGTTGCCGACGACGGTCAGCGCTCCCGGCGGCAAGAGCGCGTCGAGGCCCCGAAGGAGCTTGGCGGCACCGGTGCCACCGGCTAAGGCCACGAGGCGCATGGGCGAGTCGCTCCGCTCAGCGGAAGGCGGGAGAGGTGCGCCGGTCCCGGCCGCGGGCGGCGGCGCTCCAGAGAGCACTGCCCCCGCGCCAGCCGAATAGTCCTATGCCCGGTCGGCCCCGAAAGGATTCCGCAAGCTCGGCTTCGGGTACGGGGATGAAACCCAGGCGCACCCAGACCCGATCGAGTCCTTGGGGCCTGACGAAGACCGTGTCGATCTCGGCGGCCCCCGCGTGCGCCAGCGCCTGCTCGACCAGCTGCGCGGCAGCCTCGAGCGCGGACTCCGTATCGGCTCCCGCCGGAGCGGCCACCGCCGGCCCATCGAGCATGGCCGAGCCGCCTGCCCGCTCCATGAAGAGCGCGCCCACCATCCGCTCGCCGTCCCAGGCGCCCCAGCCTTCCTGCGCTCCCGCGGGGGGCTCCCCCGCGCCCACGAAAGCGAAGAGCTCGCGGGCCGCGGCCGCTCCCGTGGCCTCGAGCGGCCGGACGGTCAAACGTTCCCAGGCGCTACTTCTTGCCAAGCACCGAGTCCTTGAGGCTCTTGGCGAGCCGGAACTTGACCACGCGCTTGGCGGGGATCTTGAGCGGCTCGCCCGTCTGCGGGTTCCGGCCCATGCGCGCCTTGCGGTTGGCCAGGACGAGCCGCCCGAACTGGGGCAGCACGAAAACGTTCTTGGCCTCCTTGACGGCGAGCGCTTCCAGATGGTCGAAGAACTCCACGACCTGCTTCTTGGCGAGGCCGCTTTTCTGTGACATATGGGCGATGATCGCGGACTTCGTCATGGATTTTGCCATCCGGCATTCCTCCGTCTCGGGGTTGAGGGGGTCGAATCGGCCGTTGCTGGCGACCGGTGCGGAAAGCCAAGGCCGGATTGTACCCGAGCGCGGCCGGCTGGTAAACACCGACATTGCAAACGGCTCAGCGCGGTGGCGTCTCCGAGCGCTCCGGATGCAGGAAGCGAAATTCTCCCGAGGAAGCGAGGCGGCGATACGAGCCGAACCGCGCCTCGGCATCGGCGACGTGGTCGAGGGGCGAGTCGTCCTCATCGGCTGCGCTCGTGTAGACCTTGACGAGCTCATAGAGCGTGGTGCGGCGCGCGGGCACCCGCCCCGCTTCGCGCACGAGGCGACGCAGTTCGGCGGGCGGGACGAGCTGGCCAAACCCCGCCCCCGCGGACGTCGAGATCGACTCGTTGATCAAAGTGCCCCCGAGATCGTTGGCGCCCGCGGCCAGGAGATATTGCGCCATCTTCGGGCCTTCCTTGACCCATGAAGCCTGGATATTTCTGAAGGAGGGCCCGAGCATGAGCCGCGCGAGGGCGTGCATCTTCACGACCTCGATACCCGTGGCGCCCTGACGCACGTCGGGCACGAGGCCGCGGCGGTACATGGGCGCCTCCTGGTGGATGAGGGAGAGCGGCACGAACTCCGTGAAGCCGCCCGTCTGACGCTGGATGTCCCGCAGGAGTGCCATGTGGTGGATCCAGTGAGCCGGCGTCTCGACGTGTCCGTACATGATGGTGGAGGTGGTGCGGATGCCGAGGGCATGGGCGGAGGTGATGACCTCGATCCACTGGTCTACCGTGATGCGGCCCCGCGCGATCCGGTCGCGAATGTCTTGATCCAGGATCTCGGCGGACGTTCCCGGCAGCGTGCCGAGCCCCGCCGCCCGCAGGGTCTTGAGGTAGTCGGGGATGGGCAGTCCGGAACGGAGGCTCCCGTACAGCACTTCCTCGGGGGAGAAGGCGTGAAGATGCATCTCGGGCACGGCGGCCTTGATGGCCCGACAGAGGTCGACGTAGTAGGAGCCGTCGAGCTTGGGGGGCAGCCCCGCCTGGATGCATACCTCGGTGGCCCCCATGTCCCAGGCCTCGACGGCGCGGCGAACGACCTCCTCGAGGGGCAGGAAGTATCCTTCCTCCTCGCGGTGGTCGCGGCTGAAGGCGCAGAAGGTGCAGTGCTTGATGCAGACATTGGTGAAGTTGATGTTGCGGTTGACGACGTAGGTGACGATGTCTCCGGCCTGACGGCGGCGCATCTCGTCCGCCACGAGGGTGAGGGCGTGCAGCTCGCGTCCGGCCACCCCGGTGAGCCGGATGCCCTCGTCCACGGTGAGCTCTTCGCCCTCCAGGGCGCGGCCGAGCATGCGGCGCACATCGCGGTCGATCCAGTCGAGGTTGATGGCCATGGGGGATTGGGTCGAGGCGCGGTCGTTCAGTTCCACGTTCGCCACCTTTCCAGATCGGATCTCACGAGACCCCGCTCGTCCACGAGGCCGGCCACGCGGGGCCGCAGGGACTCGTGGAGGAATTCGGGGCGGGTCACGTATTCGGGGTAGAGAGCCAGCCGTTCGCGCAGCTCGAGGCCGGCCCGCTCGGTGGCGCGCCGGAGCGCCCCGAGCCCGGGCCACGGTCTCTCCGGGTTGATGTGATCGGGCGTCAGGGGCGAGACCCCGCCCCAGTCGTTGATGCCGGCCGCGGGCAGGGCATCGAAATCACCCGACGACAGATTCGGCGGGACCTGGATGTTCATCTCGGGCCCGAGGAGCAGCCGGGCCACCGCGGCCGTCCGCAGAAGGTCGATCATGTCAGGCTCGGGATGGTCGCGCATCGGGATACCCGGCTTGCGCCGGAAGTTCTGAACGATGACCTCCTGGATATGGCCGTGGCGCTCGTGGAGATCGCGGATGGCCAGGAGGGCCTCGATCCGCTCCGCGTGGGTTTCCCCGATGCCCATGAGGATGCCTGTGGTGAAGGGGATGGCCAGCTTGCCCGCCAGCGCGATGGTGCGGAGTCGCCGCGCGGGCACCTTGTCGGGGGCACGGTCATGGGCCATGCCGGGGCCGAGCAGGCGTTCGGACATGGTCTCCAGCATGATCCCCATGCTGACATTGACCTCGCGAAGCGCGACGAGGTCGCGCTCTCCCATGACTCCGGGATTGGCATGCGGCAGGAGCCCGGTCTCCTTCAGGACGAGCCCGCAGACCTCCCGCAGGTAGTCGAGGGTGCTTCGATGGCCCCGGCGACGGAGGAAATCGCGATGCTCGGCGAACAGGGCCTCGGGCCTGTCGCCGAGGGAGAAGAGCGCTTCCTTGGCCCCGAGCCGCACGCCCGCACGGGCAAGGGCCAGCACCTGGTCGGGCGTCATGGTGAAGGCGCCCGGCTCCCCCGGATCGCGCCGGAAGGTACAGTAGCCGCAATAGTCACGGCAAAGCGTGGTCAAGGGGACGAATACCTTGGCCGAGAACGTGAGACGCCGCCCGCGTCCGCGGTCTCTGAGGGCGGCCGCGGCTCCGAGAAGCTCGGGCAGCCGGATCTCCGGCGTGTCGAGGAGGGCCACCGCCTCGTCGGCCGTGGGCGTCCTGCCGCCCAGGACCCGCTCGAGGGCGTCTAGCTCGCGTACGGCCATCGGAGCACCTTCTGCGGCGTGATGCGGATCATGGTGCCCTGCTCGCGCGAGAGGCCCATGGCGCGGTACTGGGGGTACTTGGAGAGCAGGAGCTCGGCGGCGGCCGCGAAGTCCTCGCCCGTCGTGACCACGTCGGCCAGCCCTTGCAGGATGACCCAGCGCAGCCGGCTCCAGTCCTCGTCGTATTCATCGATGACGAGGGAGACCTTGGGATTCTCCCTGATATTGCGCACCCGCTTCAGATCGTCGGCGGCCCGGCGCTTGGGCTTGGCGTCCACCGCCGAGTAGACCGCCCGGCCATCGAAGGCATAGCAGATCGGCAGGACCAGCGGCTGCCCTGACGCGTCCACGGTGGCGAGCCGTCCCACGCGAGCGCGCGTGATGAAGTCGCTCACCTCGGATGTCAGCCCGCTCATGCCCGCTTGATGGAGCGGGGAAGACGACCGCGGACCTCATCGGCGAAGCGCTCCATCAGGGCGAGTTGGCCCTTGAGGTCCGGGGCCACGAGGTCGAAGACGAAGTGGGTGACCCCGAGCGCTGCGTAGGTCGTGATGTCGCGGATCACCTCTGCCGCCGTTCCGCGGAAAAGGGTGCGGTCCCCGGCCGCCGGCTTGGCACGCCGGGACAGCACTTCCAGAGGGCAGCGGAAGCTGAGGGTGACCGCCTTGGGGTCACGCCCGGCCTTTCGCGCCCAGTCATGCACGATGGCGACCTTGTCCTTGAATTCCTCGGGCAGGAGCATGGCGGGCGGTCTGAGCCCGATAGGGTGCCAGCCGTCCGAGAGCTCGCCGGCCCGGCGGAGCGCCACATCGGTGTGGCCCCCCGTCCAGATCGGGATACCGCCGGGCTGACGCGGCTTGGGGAGAGCGCTCACGGCGTCCATCTTGTAGAAGCTTCCCTGCCAGCTCACCGGCTCGCGGCTCCAGCACTCGCGCATGAGCCGGAGGTACTCGTCCGTCACGGGACCACGCCGCTCGAAGGCCTCGGCGCGAAGCGCCTCGAACTCCTCCTTGAACCAGCCCACACCCGCCCCCAGGATCACCCGCCCCGCCGACAGCACGTCGAGCGTGGCCAGCATCTTCGCCGTCACCACGGGGTTGCGGTAGGGGATGACGAGGACACTCGTGCCCAGGCGGAGCCGGGTGGTCTCGCCGGCCAGAAAACTCATCAGGGTCAGGGGCTCGAGATAGCCATTCGTCCACTCGGTCGCGAACTTTCCCGTTGGCGAATATGGATAGGCCGAGGCGTTCGACATGGGAATCACCACATGGTCGGTCACGAAGATCGAGGAATAGCGGAGGGCCTCGGCCTTGTGCGCCAACTTGACCAGCACATCGGGGGTCGCGAGCGGTCCGCGGCCTGGAAGGGCGAAGCCGAAGTCCATGGCGCAGCCATATTGCGCGCCGGTCTGGGACCTGTCAAGGCGAGGGGGCGGTTCCGCTCAGTCGGCGTTTGACGGCCAGAAATGGCAGATACCACATCGAGTATTGGTTTAGGTGCACGATGCTATCTGGTTGAATTCGAAACCCTGTATCGCTGTCAGTCTGTGTTCGATAGCCTCGGTGTCAACCTGGTGACACTTTTCCGGATGCTGTGCTAGGTTGGGGATGCCATGCGTTTGTCCTACAAGGTCTTCATGACGTCTGCTCTCATCATCGTCACCCTGCTCGGCGTGGCGGGCTGGAGCCTCCTGGCCATCAACCGGCTGGTCGAGGTGAATCGAGGGCTCGCCACTCAGGCCTTGCCGGCGCTCCGCATGGGCGCCGTGCTCCGCGAGCAACTGACAAGTCTGACCCGGGTGGAGCAGGACGCGGCCTCGAGCAGGGAAGAGGTCCGGAAGGTCTGGAATGACCGGGCGGCGCGGATGGCCAAGGACTTCGATCTCCTTCGTGCCTTCCTGGGCTCGGACGAGGAGCGCACATTCCACCACGAGGCCATGGTCGCCTTCGCCACGTATCGACGACTGGCCGCCACGAGTGGTGGGCCCGACCGTGAGGTTCGCCGGGCGGCTTCGCTGACGGCGAGCGGTATCGACCGCTTGCTCGCGGCGACCTATGCCGCGCTCGACGAGGCCCAGCTCGAGGCCCGCGAGCTCGAAGGCCGTACCTGGAACACGGTGTACTGGTGGATGCTGGCGGCCGTCGCGGTGGCCCTGGCCGCCACGGGCTTCCTGACCCTGCACATGACTCTCGCGCTCCGCGGGCTCTCCGTGGCCACGGCCCAGCTCGCCGAAGGCGCGTTCACGCAGCCCCTGCCCGTGAGGAGCC is a genomic window containing:
- the npdG gene encoding NADPH-dependent F420 reductase, which encodes MRIGILGGTGKEGAGLALRWAEAGHEIIIGSRDAERARAKAEELGAQVKVKLSGASNRDAAARAEVVVLTLPAHGLAATLGDLKDACRGKVVISTVVPLTFGGGRLFTPPPQGSSAEEVQELLGAEARVVAAFHHIAAHELASADHPIDCDLLHCGGDADAKKLVVELGRAMGLRAVDTGALTNAGPLEGITAVLATINRRYKLKGSGIKITGLPGG
- the cofE gene encoding coenzyme F420-0:L-glutamate ligase, which translates into the protein MPRRYEVVGIEGLPEIHRGDDLAGLVAQAARAQETPLEAGDLLVVSQKIVSKTEGRIVSLGSVVPSREAAEIAEEIGREPRLVEVILRESRRVVRKAPGVLIVETHHGWICANAGVDQSNVDAETACLLPEDSDRSARQLREGLRGLTGHDLGIIIADTFGRPWREGLTNVAIGVAGLEPIKSYLGEKDPAGYVLQATILAVADELASAAEPVMGKLDRIPVVIIRGLDWPRGESGSRALIRDPARDLFR
- the cofC gene encoding 2-phospho-L-lactate guanylyltransferase, whose amino-acid sequence is MSTLVAVPVKDLANAKQRLIPLLSASERHDLASAMLEDVLENLARARLGPVLVITRDREVESLALKHGAELLREEMNRGHTEAVAHAQREAASRGAKRFLTIPGDVPCATPDELLVVDTSLSEGPAVAFVPSLSGYGTNAALLTPPDSMSLKFGEPSFQNHVAAARAAGLKPVVLRLPGLGLDIDEPEDLTLLIQRGPSTRSATLLRRLAVPIRLASRFETP
- the cofD gene encoding 2-phospho-L-lactate transferase codes for the protein MRLVALAGGTGAAKLLRGLDALLPPGALTVVGNTGDDAAIWGLHVSPDLDTICYTLAGLIDEDRGWGLRDESFRTLGEMVRFGEPTWFNLGDRDLATHLHRSRLLAEGRTLSEVMAKLAADLRVRHAVLPMSDQPVRTRVLGPDGWLGFQEYFVREKTQVEVRAVEYAGAAEARPAPGVIEAIGGADAVLVCPSNPITSIGPILAVPGIVAALESTGAPVVAVSPIVGGRPVSGPAGRLMAARGLPVSAVGIAQAYAPWLDLLIMDDEDAALGPSVEATGARPVVARTLMTGRIEEMRLARRILEALG
- a CDS encoding HU family DNA-binding protein — encoded protein: MTKSAIIAHMSQKSGLAKKQVVEFFDHLEALAVKEAKNVFVLPQFGRLVLANRKARMGRNPQTGEPLKIPAKRVVKFRLAKSLKDSVLGKK
- the cofH gene encoding 5-amino-6-(D-ribitylamino)uracil--L-tyrosine 4-hydroxyphenyl transferase CofH, whose amino-acid sequence is MAINLDWIDRDVRRMLGRALEGEELTVDEGIRLTGVAGRELHALTLVADEMRRRQAGDIVTYVVNRNINFTNVCIKHCTFCAFSRDHREEEGYFLPLEEVVRRAVEAWDMGATEVCIQAGLPPKLDGSYYVDLCRAIKAAVPEMHLHAFSPEEVLYGSLRSGLPIPDYLKTLRAAGLGTLPGTSAEILDQDIRDRIARGRITVDQWIEVITSAHALGIRTTSTIMYGHVETPAHWIHHMALLRDIQRQTGGFTEFVPLSLIHQEAPMYRRGLVPDVRQGATGIEVVKMHALARLMLGPSFRNIQASWVKEGPKMAQYLLAAGANDLGGTLINESISTSAGAGFGQLVPPAELRRLVREAGRVPARRTTLYELVKVYTSAADEDDSPLDHVADAEARFGSYRRLASSGEFRFLHPERSETPPR
- the cofG gene encoding 7,8-didemethyl-8-hydroxy-5-deazariboflavin synthase CofG, whose amino-acid sequence is MAVRELDALERVLGGRTPTADEAVALLDTPEIRLPELLGAAAALRDRGRGRRLTFSAKVFVPLTTLCRDYCGYCTFRRDPGEPGAFTMTPDQVLALARAGVRLGAKEALFSLGDRPEALFAEHRDFLRRRGHRSTLDYLREVCGLVLKETGLLPHANPGVMGERDLVALREVNVSMGIMLETMSERLLGPGMAHDRAPDKVPARRLRTIALAGKLAIPFTTGILMGIGETHAERIEALLAIRDLHERHGHIQEVIVQNFRRKPGIPMRDHPEPDMIDLLRTAAVARLLLGPEMNIQVPPNLSSGDFDALPAAGINDWGGVSPLTPDHINPERPWPGLGALRRATERAGLELRERLALYPEYVTRPEFLHESLRPRVAGLVDERGLVRSDLERWRTWN
- a CDS encoding TIGR03668 family PPOX class F420-dependent oxidoreductase, translating into MSGLTSEVSDFITRARVGRLATVDASGQPLVLPICYAFDGRAVYSAVDAKPKRRAADDLKRVRNIRENPKVSLVIDEYDEDWSRLRWVILQGLADVVTTGEDFAAAAELLLSKYPQYRAMGLSREQGTMIRITPQKVLRWPYAS
- a CDS encoding LLM class F420-dependent oxidoreductase produces the protein MDFGFALPGRGPLATPDVLVKLAHKAEALRYSSIFVTDHVVIPMSNASAYPYSPTGKFATEWTNGYLEPLTLMSFLAGETTRLRLGTSVLVIPYRNPVVTAKMLATLDVLSAGRVILGAGVGWFKEEFEALRAEAFERRGPVTDEYLRLMRECWSREPVSWQGSFYKMDAVSALPKPRQPGGIPIWTGGHTDVALRRAGELSDGWHPIGLRPPAMLLPEEFKDKVAIVHDWARKAGRDPKAVTLSFRCPLEVLSRRAKPAAGDRTLFRGTAAEVIRDITTYAALGVTHFVFDLVAPDLKGQLALMERFADEVRGRLPRSIKRA